A genomic segment from Lentimicrobium sp. L6 encodes:
- a CDS encoding choice-of-anchor L domain-containing protein, with protein sequence MGKFYIRLLYTLLAISIFSISYAQGTSNEQKFIDREKIASNSIPKDENSKFGLNVTPNKTAIQIVEELLGEGFFYGTNVFNANLIGPSNANGFFVGYASNIGMPSGIVLTSGDAKDAEGFNSSQGITVINGTSGDTDLTAIAGVQTKDASGIEFDFIPETDTIKFQYVFGSDEYPEYNNGPFNDVFAFFLSGDDPTGGVYVKKNIALIPNTDDAISIMNVNSEDNNQYYVNNNFQQQGTVEYDGFTVELTAWAAVVPCTEYHIKIVIADAQDGQFDSGVFLRSNSFTAAQVEIIPEYAHASISNSVEGCNDVTLKFGIDARTEATTVDFTVLQGSGQAQYGIDYTTVPPLPNFPIGSFTYAAGETSKTLKVLPIDDGIAEAPELFQVEYTHYLGCEGSSTDTVTVQIEDHEPVAIQALGDLEIACGESTELSVVVSDGYPDYTYSWSESGFGNVSSIDVSPTANTSYTISVNDECGYNNEYTFDVEVIQPEAFITGEQEICSLETIELQASEGTAYLWGDNSTAQTLEVTPSVTTTYTCLVTSSDGCQALAEVTVPVLPLPSITLTDFPNACVTLSSILLNHGIPSGGVYSGPGVTESGGNYYFNPSLFAVNSIHEISYTVSGDNGCIDTETSDITVTGLPIVTFSTNNNVFCVNEGHKMLYGGSPSGGYYSGPGVISNGTMFDPNSPETGPGTYYLEYHYTDGAGCENSSIEDFTVAAMPEVTFGEIPLVCAGLGSITLTQGSPAGGEYSGPGVNAAGVFDPAAVGGDGTYELQYFYTTPEGCDGSADQQISVQTTPSPPTSISSDYLSFCTAEIPNKITLSCEGSDLSYTWYANDLNGTSIALGKSILIDPPLVTTEYFVRSESPGCGESNALSITVEVFESPTAEFSLYNICDGEQVDFTDQSINGSISQWEWSFGDGGTSNEVNPSHTYTSYGTKNVILTVTTDDNCSSIQNHELNVYDNPVADFSADDNCLGLETVFTNNSNAPISDITSYNWTIDGNVFNTEDLSYTFPNAGTYTVNLELITEFGCDDNQDLEITISPSPESSFTYINPCLSNVVELTNTSTASSVDDPIVSYLWEFDNGDNSDEEELTYIYPSNGFYQINLTVTNGQGCSHTFFHDNVIVNPDFDVDITNDEFCIGEEGNFNGVAIPSNLPLEYDWILPGGTFADGQVA encoded by the coding sequence ATGGGGAAATTTTACATTCGTCTATTATATACACTTCTGGCTATTTCTATATTTAGTATATCCTATGCTCAAGGTACTTCTAATGAACAGAAGTTTATTGATAGAGAAAAAATAGCTAGTAATTCCATTCCAAAAGATGAAAATTCAAAATTTGGTTTGAATGTAACACCAAATAAAACGGCTATTCAAATAGTTGAGGAGTTATTAGGAGAAGGTTTTTTTTATGGGACTAATGTTTTTAATGCAAATTTAATTGGCCCATCAAACGCCAATGGTTTTTTTGTGGGATACGCCTCTAATATTGGAATGCCCTCAGGAATAGTTCTAACCTCTGGTGATGCAAAAGATGCCGAAGGGTTCAATAGTTCACAGGGTATTACTGTAATTAATGGAACTAGTGGAGATACTGATTTAACTGCTATTGCTGGAGTACAAACTAAAGATGCATCTGGGATAGAGTTCGATTTTATACCAGAAACAGATACTATTAAATTCCAATATGTTTTTGGATCAGATGAGTATCCTGAATATAATAATGGACCTTTTAATGATGTGTTTGCTTTTTTCTTATCTGGAGATGATCCTACAGGAGGGGTTTATGTAAAAAAGAATATTGCTCTAATACCTAATACTGATGATGCTATTTCAATTATGAATGTTAATTCTGAAGATAATAATCAGTATTATGTGAATAATAATTTTCAGCAACAAGGAACTGTTGAATATGATGGTTTTACAGTTGAGTTAACGGCTTGGGCTGCTGTTGTTCCTTGTACAGAATATCATATTAAAATTGTTATTGCAGATGCTCAAGATGGTCAATTTGATTCAGGAGTATTTCTTAGATCAAATAGTTTCACTGCGGCACAAGTAGAAATTATACCAGAATATGCCCATGCCAGTATATCTAACTCGGTAGAAGGTTGTAACGATGTAACTCTAAAATTTGGTATCGATGCCAGAACTGAAGCTACAACAGTAGATTTTACTGTTTTACAAGGAAGTGGACAAGCTCAATATGGTATTGATTATACTACAGTTCCTCCTCTTCCTAATTTCCCAATTGGGAGTTTTACCTATGCTGCCGGAGAAACTTCTAAAACATTGAAAGTGCTTCCTATTGATGATGGGATTGCTGAGGCTCCTGAATTGTTTCAGGTAGAGTATACCCATTACTTGGGTTGTGAAGGAAGCTCAACAGATACTGTTACTGTTCAGATTGAAGACCATGAACCAGTTGCTATCCAGGCGCTTGGGGATTTAGAAATTGCCTGTGGTGAAAGTACTGAGCTTTCCGTTGTGGTATCCGATGGTTATCCCGATTATACATACTCATGGTCTGAAAGTGGCTTCGGAAATGTAAGCTCTATTGATGTATCACCAACAGCTAACACAAGCTATACCATAAGCGTTAACGATGAATGTGGTTATAATAATGAATATACTTTTGATGTTGAAGTCATTCAACCCGAAGCTTTCATCACAGGCGAGCAAGAAATATGTTCTCTCGAAACAATTGAGCTGCAAGCTTCAGAAGGTACTGCCTATCTATGGGGCGATAACTCCACTGCACAAACTCTTGAGGTTACACCTTCGGTAACAACAACATATACCTGTTTGGTAACAAGTTCTGATGGATGTCAAGCTTTAGCAGAAGTTACGGTTCCAGTGCTTCCTTTACCTAGTATTACCCTAACAGATTTTCCCAATGCCTGTGTTACTCTTTCTTCCATTTTGCTAAACCATGGCATCCCTAGTGGAGGTGTATATAGCGGACCTGGAGTTACCGAAAGTGGAGGGAATTATTATTTCAATCCAAGTCTATTTGCAGTAAACTCTATACATGAAATCTCTTACACTGTTTCTGGTGACAATGGATGCATAGATACAGAAACCAGTGATATTACTGTAACAGGTCTTCCAATAGTGACTTTTTCCACTAATAATAATGTGTTTTGTGTAAACGAAGGTCACAAAATGTTATATGGAGGTTCACCATCAGGCGGATATTATTCTGGCCCTGGTGTGATTTCAAATGGTACTATGTTTGATCCGAATTCCCCAGAAACAGGACCAGGAACCTATTATTTAGAATACCATTATACCGATGGTGCGGGATGTGAAAACTCTAGTATAGAGGACTTTACTGTTGCGGCTATGCCAGAGGTTACTTTTGGTGAAATCCCATTGGTTTGTGCAGGTTTAGGTAGTATTACTTTAACTCAGGGCTCTCCTGCTGGAGGTGAGTATTCAGGGCCTGGAGTTAATGCTGCCGGAGTTTTTGACCCTGCTGCGGTCGGTGGTGATGGAACCTATGAACTTCAATATTTTTACACTACCCCTGAAGGTTGTGATGGTTCTGCCGACCAACAAATCTCTGTTCAAACTACACCTAGTCCACCCACATCTATCTCTTCTGATTATCTGTCGTTTTGTACTGCAGAGATACCAAATAAGATTACCTTAAGTTGTGAAGGTTCAGACCTTTCTTATACTTGGTATGCTAACGATTTAAATGGAACATCAATTGCCCTTGGAAAATCAATTTTAATAGATCCTCCATTAGTGACCACCGAGTATTTTGTACGTAGTGAATCGCCTGGTTGTGGAGAGTCAAATGCTTTGAGTATTACGGTAGAGGTATTTGAAAGCCCAACAGCTGAATTTAGCTTGTATAATATTTGTGATGGAGAGCAAGTAGATTTTACCGATCAGTCCATAAATGGAAGTATTAGTCAATGGGAATGGTCATTTGGCGATGGAGGAACTTCAAATGAGGTGAATCCTAGCCATACCTACACCAGTTATGGTACCAAAAATGTTATTCTTACAGTTACCACAGATGATAATTGTTCTAGTATTCAAAATCATGAGCTTAATGTCTATGATAATCCAGTGGCTGATTTTTCTGCAGATGATAATTGTTTGGGTCTTGAAACTGTTTTTACTAATAATTCAAATGCACCCATTAGTGATATCACTTCTTATAATTGGACTATTGATGGGAATGTCTTTAATACTGAGGATCTAAGTTATACCTTCCCTAATGCTGGTACATATACGGTGAATCTAGAACTCATAACAGAGTTTGGATGTGATGACAATCAGGATCTTGAAATCACCATTTCTCCTTCTCCAGAATCTTCTTTTACTTATATTAACCCTTGTCTTTCCAATGTGGTAGAACTGACCAATACCTCTACTGCCTCTTCTGTTGATGATCCTATAGTTTCCTATCTTTGGGAATTTGATAATGGAGATAATTCTGATGAAGAAGAACTTACCTATATTTATCCTTCCAATGGGTTTTATCAAATAAATCTTACTGTTACTAATGGACAAGGCTGCTCTCACACCTTTTTCCATGATAATGTTATTGTAAACCCAGATTTTGATGTGGATATTACCAATGATGAATTTTGCATTGGCGAAGAAGGAAACTTTAATGGTGTTGCCATTCCATCAAATCTTCCTTTAGAGTATGATTGGATTTTACCTGGAGGTACCTTTGCTGACGGACAGGTGGC
- a CDS encoding glycosyltransferase family 4 protein: MKIGMILDSHFPPDPRVENEALSLIEAGHEIHLYCIDYSKKQKAEENIKGIHVHRVSPPTLLYKFSALAYDLPIYHLFFKQSLKKFIENTKIEAIHIHDLPIAKSVFDINKTFKLPITFDLHENRPEIMKFYSHTHSLLGKLLISPKRWKSGEYKYIKKADKVIVITNAAKDYYCKEMDVDPSKFYVVPNSVQSRFYTDYTIDANITEKYKGHYTLLYLGDTGLRRGLETAIKAMNNLILKIPNIKLVIVGKSRTDQILKNLINENHLENYVDFVGWQNFELFPSYILASNIGICPLHRNIHHDTTYANKIFQSLSFGKPIIVSDCTAQKDIAIDYECGLVFKDRDIDDYSAQVLKLYEQKDLYTKMSENAMVAIKEHLNWEVLSRDLKKIYPI; the protein is encoded by the coding sequence ATGAAAATAGGAATGATACTGGACAGCCATTTCCCACCCGACCCACGAGTGGAAAACGAAGCCTTATCTTTAATAGAAGCTGGACATGAGATTCATCTCTATTGTATTGATTATTCAAAAAAACAAAAAGCTGAAGAAAACATAAAAGGAATTCATGTTCACAGAGTATCTCCACCAACATTATTATATAAATTTTCGGCCCTAGCTTACGATCTTCCTATTTATCATTTATTCTTTAAACAAAGTTTGAAAAAGTTTATTGAGAATACTAAAATTGAAGCCATCCACATTCACGATCTCCCTATTGCTAAAAGCGTATTTGATATTAATAAGACTTTCAAGCTCCCCATCACTTTCGATTTACATGAGAACAGGCCTGAGATTATGAAATTTTATTCTCATACCCATTCCCTACTTGGTAAATTGTTAATCAGCCCTAAAAGGTGGAAGAGTGGCGAATATAAATATATAAAGAAAGCTGATAAAGTAATCGTAATAACCAACGCTGCTAAAGATTATTATTGTAAAGAAATGGATGTCGACCCCAGTAAATTTTATGTGGTTCCAAATTCTGTTCAATCGAGATTTTATACTGACTACACTATTGACGCAAATATTACCGAGAAATATAAAGGTCATTATACCTTATTATACTTAGGGGATACAGGATTAAGAAGAGGTCTGGAAACAGCCATAAAAGCCATGAATAATCTCATTTTAAAAATCCCCAATATTAAATTAGTCATTGTTGGAAAAAGCAGGACAGATCAGATTTTAAAGAATCTAATCAATGAGAACCACCTTGAGAATTATGTTGATTTTGTGGGTTGGCAAAATTTTGAATTATTCCCTTCTTATATTTTAGCAAGCAATATAGGAATATGTCCCCTCCATAGAAATATCCATCATGACACCACCTATGCCAATAAGATATTTCAATCTTTGTCTTTCGGAAAACCAATTATTGTGAGTGACTGTACTGCTCAAAAAGATATTGCAATAGATTATGAATGTGGCTTAGTATTTAAGGATAGAGATATTGACGATTATTCGGCTCAGGTTCTAAAATTATACGAGCAAAAAGACCTATATACAAAAATGTCGGAGAATGCCATGGTGGCCATAAAAGAACATCTAAATTGGGAGGTACTCTCTAGGGATCTAAAGAAAATATATCCAATATAA
- a CDS encoding cell division protein ZapA encodes MSDHTIKVNIANRPYRLKIQSEEEEEIIRKSAEHIEKLINDYSGTFHYNDFQDLLAMISLQLANNSLSLQKQIDYRDNEMTSHLQEIDEFLSSKVS; translated from the coding sequence ATGAGCGATCATACCATAAAAGTGAATATAGCAAATCGCCCCTACAGACTAAAAATACAATCTGAAGAAGAGGAAGAAATAATTAGGAAATCGGCAGAACATATTGAAAAACTGATAAATGACTATAGTGGAACCTTCCATTATAATGATTTTCAAGATTTATTGGCCATGATTTCTTTACAATTAGCAAATAATTCCTTATCTTTACAAAAGCAAATCGACTATAGAGATAATGAGATGACTAGTCATTTGCAAGAGATAGATGAATTTTTAAGTTCAAAAGTCTCCTAA
- a CDS encoding DUF5050 domain-containing protein: MKKIPTLILLSVMVATSFLSCEKTKTETIETIIHDTVFLKDTLFLHDTISNNDTLFLIDSIIFQDTVVLIDTIIIHDTVIINDTNEFAYLFKHYELDTYEVLFYTFPTNKSSYEICKMNSDQIGYEVIDQGIVCYPVWSEDGEHVYYIDYNRTGVIKKSTINHNDPGELVYEIDRNVSFLKHHEVLGAFLFQYKENGKYRLLAYNYNLGTVKELSPPGAHEDNPTCSKVDDWIYFSKLVNGTKDIYRRKYDGSNEEVVYEDAEFNLHAFNVSADGKFLITPKYIDGNGYIVFYDIKRKRIIHELRLPVDDYPLWASLSDDNKAVFFVNGITQDYSNPWHLYRMALDGTQLFQMTSFSDRVCARPLAK, translated from the coding sequence ATGAAAAAGATTCCTACATTAATCTTGTTATCTGTGATGGTTGCCACCAGTTTTTTATCATGTGAAAAGACGAAAACAGAGACCATAGAAACAATTATTCACGATACTGTTTTTTTAAAGGACACGCTTTTTTTGCACGATACTATTTCGAATAATGATACTCTGTTTTTAATCGACAGTATTATTTTTCAAGATACCGTCGTATTAATAGATACTATCATTATTCATGACACAGTGATTATTAATGATACCAATGAGTTTGCATACCTTTTTAAGCATTATGAGTTGGACACTTATGAAGTATTGTTTTATACCTTCCCCACAAATAAGTCTTCTTATGAGATTTGTAAAATGAACAGTGATCAGATTGGCTATGAGGTTATTGATCAGGGGATTGTTTGTTATCCAGTATGGTCAGAAGATGGTGAGCATGTCTATTATATTGATTATAACAGGACGGGGGTGATCAAGAAAAGTACTATTAACCACAATGACCCTGGTGAGCTTGTTTATGAAATTGATAGAAATGTAAGTTTTTTAAAACATCATGAAGTTTTAGGTGCTTTTTTGTTTCAATATAAAGAAAATGGTAAATATAGATTATTGGCTTATAACTATAATTTGGGGACCGTAAAAGAATTATCACCTCCAGGTGCTCATGAAGATAATCCAACTTGTAGTAAAGTTGATGATTGGATTTATTTTAGTAAGCTAGTAAATGGCACAAAAGATATATATCGAAGAAAATATGATGGTTCAAATGAGGAAGTGGTTTATGAAGATGCTGAATTTAACCTACATGCTTTTAATGTAAGTGCTGATGGAAAATTTTTAATCACACCCAAATATATTGATGGGAATGGTTATATTGTATTTTATGATATAAAGCGAAAAAGAATAATTCATGAATTAAGATTGCCAGTTGATGATTATCCACTTTGGGCTAGTTTGTCGGATGATAATAAAGCTGTTTTCTTTGTCAATGGAATAACTCAAGATTATAGCAATCCTTGGCATTTATATCGAATGGCATTAGATGGTACTCAGTTATTTCAAATGACTAGTTTTTCTGATAGAGTATGTGCTAGACCTTTGGCGAAATAA
- the rny gene encoding ribonuclease Y: MTEIIFYSVFLLGGVGLGFFIATIIVRKALEKKSIHLITEAEEKGEVIKKEKMLQAKEKFLQLKSEHEKYIQGKNSAIGKAESRIKQKETALNQKLEDLNKKNAEVKAIRANLSQQLEIVMNKEESLDKMVNQQVQQLEALSGLSAQEAKDILIETVKDEAKANAMVYVNDIIEEAKLSADAEAKKIVIESIQRTAAEHAIENSVSVFPLESDEVKGRIIGREGRNIRALESLTGIEIIIDDSPDAIILSGFDPVRREVARLALHKLVTDGRIHPARIEEVVNKTKKHLEKDILETGKRTLIDLGIHNMHPELMRMVGRMKYRSSYGQNLLQHSREVANLCATMASELGLDPKKAKRAGLLHDIGKVPDNEPELPHALLGGKLAEKFKESADVVNAIAAHHDEIEMTSLLSPIVQVCDAISGARPGARREVVEAYIQRLKKLESMAREYDGVVKTYAIQAGRELRVIVGAEQIDDAKAAELSYDLSKKIQDEMKYPGQIKITVIRETRAISYAK, translated from the coding sequence ATGACTGAGATAATATTTTACTCGGTTTTCTTATTGGGAGGTGTTGGTCTAGGCTTTTTTATAGCTACTATTATAGTTAGAAAAGCCCTTGAAAAGAAAAGCATTCACCTAATTACGGAAGCTGAAGAAAAAGGAGAAGTAATCAAAAAGGAGAAAATGCTCCAAGCAAAAGAGAAATTTCTTCAACTGAAATCTGAGCACGAAAAGTATATTCAAGGAAAAAACAGTGCTATCGGAAAAGCAGAATCTAGAATTAAACAAAAAGAAACCGCCCTAAACCAAAAATTAGAAGACTTAAATAAAAAAAATGCGGAAGTAAAGGCCATTCGTGCCAATTTAAGTCAACAGCTCGAAATTGTAATGAATAAAGAAGAAAGTCTAGATAAAATGGTGAACCAACAGGTTCAGCAATTGGAAGCACTTTCTGGTTTATCTGCACAAGAAGCAAAAGACATATTAATTGAAACTGTTAAGGACGAAGCCAAGGCCAATGCCATGGTTTATGTTAATGATATCATTGAAGAAGCAAAGCTTTCTGCTGATGCTGAAGCCAAGAAAATTGTAATAGAATCTATTCAGCGTACTGCTGCTGAACATGCTATTGAAAATAGTGTTTCAGTATTCCCATTGGAAAGTGATGAGGTGAAAGGTCGAATCATTGGACGAGAAGGTAGAAATATTAGGGCATTAGAGTCTTTAACTGGTATTGAAATCATCATCGATGATTCACCAGATGCTATTATTCTTTCTGGTTTCGATCCGGTAAGAAGAGAAGTGGCTCGCTTGGCTCTTCATAAACTTGTTACTGATGGTAGAATTCACCCAGCTCGTATTGAGGAGGTAGTAAATAAAACCAAAAAGCACCTTGAAAAAGATATTTTAGAAACTGGTAAGCGTACACTAATCGACCTTGGTATTCATAATATGCATCCAGAATTGATGCGTATGGTGGGTAGAATGAAATATCGTTCTTCTTATGGTCAGAATTTATTGCAACATAGCCGCGAAGTGGCCAATCTTTGTGCAACGATGGCTAGTGAGCTTGGCTTAGATCCTAAGAAAGCAAAACGTGCTGGCTTACTGCACGATATTGGAAAAGTGCCAGATAATGAGCCAGAATTACCTCATGCATTATTAGGTGGTAAGTTAGCTGAGAAATTCAAGGAAAGTGCTGATGTGGTAAATGCTATTGCTGCTCACCACGACGAAATTGAAATGACAAGTTTATTGTCTCCAATAGTTCAAGTTTGTGATGCTATTTCTGGAGCCCGCCCAGGTGCGCGTAGAGAAGTAGTAGAAGCTTATATTCAACGATTGAAGAAATTAGAGAGCATGGCTCGTGAGTATGATGGTGTAGTGAAAACCTATGCTATTCAAGCTGGTCGTGAATTAAGAGTAATAGTAGGTGCAGAGCAAATAGACGATGCAAAAGCGGCTGAACTTTCTTATGACCTTTCTAAGAAAATCCAAGATGAAATGAAGTATCCTGGACAAATTAAAATTACAGTAATTAGAGAAACTAGAGCGATTAGTTACGCAAAATAG
- a CDS encoding FAD-binding and (Fe-S)-binding domain-containing protein, with protein MQETHLIQLFKQLEKDFSGEFHYDETYKILYATDASAYREKPLAVAIPKTEEDLKLLIRFADENLLSLIPRAAGTSLAGQVVGNGIIVDISKYFTKIIELNEKEKWVRVQPGVVRDELNQFLEPYGLFFGPETSTSNRCMMGGMLGNNACGAHSLVYGSTRDHTLEVKTILSDGSEVAFGELSNEEFVNKLKGNSLESKIYQNVHKVLSSPENQKEIKDNYPDPEIERRNTGYALDLLLETQKYSNTQIPFNFSSLLAGSEGTLAFTTEIKLNVVPLPPKHKALVCVHLNSVEESLKANLIALKYQPFSVELMDKAIMDMTKTNKEQDKNRFFMVGDPGAILIVEFADENPDVIIKKAADMEKEMKAANYGFHFPIVTGKDMTKVWNLRKAGLGVLSNMPGDGKPAPVIEDTAVNPQVLPEFIAEINLMLEKYGKSCVYYAHIATGELHLRPVLNLKDAGDVDLFHKIAHDTAVIVKKYRGSLSGEHGDGRLRGAFIPLMMGDKLMRIFEELKETWDPKHIFNPNKIIKTPPMNTSLRYEGINQERKIETIFRFDNGPGILRAAERCNGSGDCRKSAAIGGTMCPSFQATRDERNATRARANVLREFLSRSDKKNPFDHEEIYDIMDLCLSCKACKSECPSNVDVSKLKAEFLQHYYDANGVPLRSNMIANITTVNQLVSVFPSLYNALMKSALAAFFMKKMGFSTKRSLPSLYKTTLDKWFKKNGNSNINLDKKVYLFNDEFTRFNDTEIGIKTILLLNSLGYQVIIPKHDESGRTFLSKGLIRKAKKIAEKNVKLLSPVITEQIPLVGVEPSTILTFRDEYPELVDESLMEEAKKLAKSTFTIEEFITKEFGAGRISKNQFTKDAKEIKFHGHCQQKALSGTSATKTMLSIPENYIAEEIPSGCCGMAGSFGYEEEHYDLSMKVGELVLFPAVREAKQATIIAAPGTSCRHQIKDGTQKEAEHPVEVLYAALVR; from the coding sequence ATGCAAGAAACCCACCTTATACAACTATTCAAGCAACTAGAAAAGGATTTTTCTGGTGAATTCCATTATGATGAAACCTATAAGATTTTATATGCTACTGATGCTTCTGCTTACCGGGAAAAGCCTTTAGCTGTTGCAATTCCAAAAACAGAGGAGGATTTAAAACTCCTAATTCGTTTTGCTGATGAAAATCTGCTTTCATTGATTCCAAGAGCTGCTGGAACGAGTTTGGCTGGACAAGTAGTTGGGAATGGGATTATAGTCGATATTTCTAAATACTTCACTAAAATTATTGAGCTCAACGAGAAAGAAAAGTGGGTGAGAGTTCAGCCGGGTGTCGTTCGGGATGAGTTGAATCAGTTTTTAGAACCTTATGGCTTATTCTTTGGCCCAGAAACGAGTACGAGTAATCGTTGTATGATGGGAGGGATGTTGGGTAATAATGCCTGTGGTGCACATAGTTTGGTTTATGGCAGTACTCGAGATCATACCTTAGAAGTAAAAACGATTCTAAGTGATGGGTCCGAAGTTGCTTTTGGGGAATTAAGCAATGAAGAATTTGTTAACAAACTTAAAGGTAATTCTTTAGAATCGAAAATTTATCAGAATGTCCACAAGGTGTTAAGTAGCCCTGAAAACCAAAAAGAAATAAAGGACAATTATCCGGATCCTGAAATTGAAAGAAGGAATACTGGATATGCTTTGGATTTATTACTCGAAACACAAAAATACTCAAATACTCAAATACCTTTTAATTTTTCCAGTTTACTCGCTGGTTCTGAAGGGACTTTAGCTTTTACAACAGAGATTAAACTGAATGTGGTTCCTCTTCCTCCAAAACATAAGGCTTTGGTCTGTGTTCATTTGAATAGTGTGGAAGAGTCTTTAAAAGCCAATTTGATAGCGCTGAAATATCAGCCTTTTTCTGTAGAGTTAATGGATAAGGCCATTATGGATATGACTAAAACCAATAAAGAGCAAGATAAAAACCGCTTTTTTATGGTGGGAGATCCCGGTGCTATCCTCATTGTGGAATTTGCCGATGAAAATCCGGATGTGATTATCAAAAAAGCAGCTGATATGGAAAAAGAAATGAAGGCCGCTAATTATGGTTTTCATTTTCCTATTGTTACTGGTAAAGACATGACCAAAGTGTGGAACCTCCGAAAAGCAGGATTAGGTGTTTTGTCGAATATGCCGGGTGATGGTAAGCCAGCTCCAGTAATTGAAGATACTGCTGTTAATCCTCAAGTATTGCCAGAATTTATAGCTGAAATTAATTTGATGCTGGAGAAATATGGCAAGTCCTGTGTTTATTATGCCCACATTGCTACTGGCGAATTGCATTTGCGTCCGGTATTAAATTTAAAGGATGCTGGTGATGTAGACCTCTTTCATAAAATAGCTCATGATACAGCAGTAATTGTAAAAAAATATAGAGGATCTTTATCAGGAGAGCATGGCGATGGTAGATTGAGAGGAGCTTTTATTCCATTAATGATGGGTGATAAGCTCATGAGAATTTTTGAGGAATTAAAAGAGACTTGGGATCCGAAGCACATTTTCAATCCAAATAAAATTATCAAGACTCCTCCAATGAATACCTCCTTGCGCTATGAGGGGATTAATCAGGAGAGAAAAATAGAGACGATTTTCCGTTTTGATAATGGCCCAGGAATTTTAAGAGCTGCCGAGCGTTGTAATGGTTCAGGGGATTGTAGAAAATCGGCTGCTATTGGTGGAACCATGTGCCCCAGTTTTCAGGCTACTCGTGATGAAAGAAATGCCACAAGAGCAAGAGCCAACGTATTGAGAGAATTCTTAAGCCGTTCTGATAAAAAAAATCCTTTCGATCATGAAGAGATTTATGACATCATGGATTTGTGTTTAAGCTGTAAGGCTTGTAAGTCGGAATGTCCTTCAAATGTGGATGTTTCAAAACTAAAAGCCGAATTCCTTCAGCATTATTACGATGCCAATGGAGTGCCATTACGGAGTAATATGATTGCCAATATCACTACTGTAAATCAATTGGTTTCTGTTTTTCCATCTCTATATAATGCATTAATGAAATCTGCTCTTGCGGCCTTCTTTATGAAGAAAATGGGTTTCTCTACCAAAAGAAGCTTGCCATCATTATATAAAACCACCCTAGATAAGTGGTTTAAGAAGAATGGAAATTCTAATATTAATTTAGATAAGAAGGTGTATTTGTTTAATGATGAGTTTACGAGATTTAACGATACGGAGATTGGAATAAAAACCATTTTATTATTGAATTCATTGGGCTATCAGGTCATTATTCCAAAGCATGATGAAAGTGGAAGGACATTTTTGTCAAAGGGTTTAATACGTAAGGCAAAAAAGATAGCAGAGAAAAATGTAAAATTACTATCTCCTGTGATTACAGAGCAGATTCCCTTAGTAGGTGTGGAGCCTTCCACCATATTAACTTTTAGAGATGAATATCCTGAATTAGTAGATGAATCTTTAATGGAGGAGGCCAAAAAATTAGCTAAGTCTACTTTTACCATTGAGGAGTTTATTACAAAAGAGTTTGGAGCAGGAAGAATTAGTAAAAATCAGTTTACTAAAGATGCGAAAGAAATCAAGTTTCATGGCCATTGCCAGCAAAAAGCGTTGAGTGGAACGAGTGCCACAAAAACCATGTTGAGTATTCCCGAGAATTATATTGCTGAAGAAATCCCTAGTGGCTGTTGTGGTATGGCAGGTAGTTTTGGCTACGAAGAAGAGCATTATGACTTATCTATGAAGGTAGGAGAATTGGTATTGTTTCCAGCCGTAAGAGAAGCCAAGCAGGCTACAATTATCGCTGCTCCTGGTACCTCTTGCCGCCATCAGATAAAAGATGGAACTCAAAAAGAAGCAGAGCATCCAGTAGAAGTTTTGTATGCAGCACTAGTGAGATAA